ACATGGGAGCCAGAAACACGGGTACAGGATGGTGCTCAAGGGATTTGGTTGATTGATGAGAATGATAATATCTAAGCTCGCACCGGAACAGGCTGGAGCGCTGCATTAATTACCAGAATTTGGTAAAAAGGTTGATTTTAGTTGCAAAAGTTGATATTATAAGAACATATTCTAAATTGTTGTGACTAAACGGATTTCATGAAATTTATAATCGATTATATCAAAAAACTTATAAGTCATTTAAAAGATGGCTTTATTTTCTGTTCTTTCATTTATAAATTTAGAATATTAACAAATATTACACAAAATAACTTGGAGGAATTTTGCATGAAGACAAATTCACTGCGTAAAATAGCAGCGGTAGTATATTTAATGGTTAGCGTATTGTTTATAGGTCAGATCACTACTTTTGCCGATGCAATAGATGAAAGTATTAAACCTGTACATGTGTTTAATTTTGATAATGATAGTATGGGTAATATTATTGATACAGGAAGTAGTCCATCTAATGGCAGAGGATATGGTGCAAATCGAGATGAATTAGTTGATGGTTATAATGGAGAGGGAAAAGCAAGGTATTTTAATGGAACTAACGATTATTTAAAAGTCGCATCTTCTTTTAAATCAGGTGCAAAAGCATTTAGGTTCAAAGTGAAAAAAGATCCTTTAACTTTTTCGAACAAAACTGAATTTATCATGAGTGCAGGTAATACAGAAACTCATGGAACAGGATACTTTGTTGCAATTGGGGCGGATACGTTTAACGATAGAGGTAATCTTTACCCCACTTTAACAGCAAGACCTGAAACTCTTTATATTGTAGCATACTATGGTATTAATTTACTCAATTTTGAGATTCAAACACCTGAAAGTATATGCGATGGAAAATGGCATGATATTTTATTTTCATGGGATGGAACAACAAATAAGAATGCGGTTAAATTATATTTAGACGATATGACAACTCCTGTTGCACAAACAACGGCCGCGAGTACTACAGAAACTAATTTTTCGCCTACTTATATTGGAAGTGATGCGTCAAGTTCGAATCAGGGGAGGTATTTTTACAAAGGATATTTAGATAATGTACAATTTTACGATTCAGCTATAACAACAAATTCTAATACATCATCAAATTTAAAAGCTGTTGGTGGAGATTCTAAGGTTGACTTAACATGGGATGCAGTAACAAACGCCACAAGCTATACCATTAAACGTGCCACAACTGCAGGAGGCCCGTATACAACCATAGCTAGTGATATAACAGAAACTTCATATACAGACACGGAAGTTACCAATGGAATTACATATTACTATGTTGTAAGTTCAGTTAATGCAGGTGTAGAAATAACTAATTCCAACGAAGCTTCAGTTACGCCAATTGCTGGACAAACACCTCCCACAACCGAAGCTAAATTAAAAGTAGTTTTAGAGGTTGCCGAAGCACTCCGATTAAGTGTAGACGATGATTTAAATGTAAATACACAAATGTCTTGGTCTTCCTCAGATCAAACCGTAGCTACAGTAAATGAAAAAGGGATTGTGATAGCTCTGGCACCTGGTAATACAGTCATAACAGTTAAGAGTGCGGACGGATCCTATACGGACTACATAAACGTATTAGTAGTAGAGAATGCAGACGATTATAGACTTGCAATTGATTTAAGAGTTGGTGAAACAGCCAGATTGACAGCGGATGATTTTACTAATACAGCAAATATTACATGGGTTCCGATGGATTCATCGATAGCTAATGTAACCAGCAAAGGAAAAGTTACAGCACTGAGCAAAGGATTGGTTTTAATTAGCGCAAAGGATACAGAAGGAAAAATCATTGGGCGTGTTTATGTAAGAGTAAGAGAATAGTTTGATAAGGCGGTATCCGGTTTCCGGGCCCGCCTTTTTATTAGCATCAAATTATAATCCTATAATGTTACCAATAATTGCTAAATAGTTACTTGAATAATAATATGTTATGTAATATAATCGTCTCATCATGATTTAGGGGGGGATTTGAAATGAAGAGCGTTAAGAAACTAATTGTTTTAGCTACATTTATAACCTTACTATTTTTAGTAGGCTGTAATGCAAAAGCTGATAAAAAGGCTTGGACGGTTGAGGATTTTGCAATTTATGATTCAGACGGGAAATTATTTAATTACCCAAAGGGCGATTTAATTTATTTGTCATATCATAGAGATGAAGACAAAAAGTATCAAACTAAAAGGGGTGTTAAACTTTATGATCATGCGAAAGTTGCTTTATCAAACTATGATCTGACAGATTTTTATTTTTCTGGAGACTGTTACCCAGTACTTCGCCCAATTAATGACAAAGAAAAAGAAATAAGTCAAAGATACAAAAAGAAATATCCAGATGTAAATGAAGCTGTAAAACATACAGATGAATTAGAATATAATAAAATGAGTCTTTATGTTTTTGGATTATTTATAGTAAAAGATGGAAAGCTTATTCAAGTAGAACTTGATGAAAAAGGAATTCCAATAGATGATAATATACAAGAGGCATATTCTATCAGCTTTTATATAAAAGATGATGAAATTTTTGATATTAGTTTTACTAATAATGGAATAAATTTGAATTAAATAACTTACATTAATGTATAAGAGGGTTTGATATTCAGTACCCATTTTTGGTAGAGTGGGAAACTAATTAATACATATTTGCCACTCTACCAAAAAGACAGGCATGGAATACCATTACCCGCCTATACCTGACACTCTATTGCTGCTTTATCTTCTCTTATACCTTTAAAAACAGGCTGCCTAAAGCCTCCTTTTTCAGTCGGCATGGATTCCACAATGCAAACCAGTTCCGGGGCCAGCGGTGTGATTGAGAATGGCGGGGGAGTATGCCAGAAGTCCTATAACCTGACTGAGAGTAGGATCATGGGGTATGGGCGTCCAGACTGGAGCATTATGGAGCAGCCAACATATACCCTTGGTTGGAATAAGGACAACAACGGCTGGTGGTATGCAGATTCAAAAACTACTTATTATAAAACCTGCTGGAAGATCATCAACGGTCATAAGTACTATTTCAATCCGGACGGATATGCGGTCACAGGCTGGCAGGTGATTGGTGGGAAGGATTATTACTTCGAGCCAAGAGCCGGGCACCCGTTGGAATGTGCATTGTATGTAACGGATTCTAGTGGCGTACAGTTTATAGGGGCATTTTAAAGTAACTAAGCATAGACAGGAGAATTAACAATGACAGCAAAAAGACACAACCGGAAACGGTAGCAGGAAACGTGCAAGAGCCGCAGGAAGTACCAAAGGCAGAATCGGTGTATAAAATTATACAAGGTGCATTTGAACGTAAAACTGAGGTGATAGGGGCAGTAGGAATGGCAAAGAAAAAAGGCTTTCCTGCACGGCTGATTATTGAAAAAGGAAAGTACGGGTTGCTTTTCACTGAAACGATTAGTAAAACAGAGGCAGCAGCGGTGATCGATGCAATGAAACAAAAAGGTATTAAGGCCGATATATATAATATAGAAGAAACAGGAGAAAACCACAAGAAAGTAGAATAGCGTGCATATAGAGAACAAAGATAAGAGGAAACGTAAGGAATACAGGGTAAAAAGTTATCCAAACGTTCAAAGAGATAGGATTCTCACAAATTCAAAAATTTACCAGTCCCCGAAATGCTTATGTTTTCGGGGTTTTCTTTATATATACTATTATCTAACCTTTCAGTAACATCTAGAACTATAGTATAAAAATACACATTGAGCCAGTTCCGTTGCAAACTCAAAAATTACTTTTATTTTAATTTTATTTACATTTTCTACCTAATCTTGACTAGTATTATTGATAATGATAATATTGAATTAAAATAATGTATCATCAGATCAAAGGAAAGGAGATCCAAGATGAAAAGTATAAAAAAATTATTAATTATGTTTTTTATGGCAACGGCAGTTTCAACCATTAGTTTTACTGCACTGGCGGCGGCTCAGGGTTGGGTTCAAAAGGATGGAAAATATCAATATCTGGATTCCAGTGGTTATGCCGTTACTAATACCTGGAAAAAATCAGGAGAACAATGGTATTATCTTGGCAGTGATGGATATATGGCTGTCAATTGTTTAATTGATGATGGTAATTACTACATCGTAAATGAGTCAGGTGCCATGCTAACCAGTCAATGGGCGCAGGCGGCAGATGAGGACGGGGCAATTCACTGGTACTATCTCCAGAGTTCCGGCAAAGCAAAAGAGGATGGATTTCTGACTATTAACGGAACAAAGTATCATTTTTCAGAAGGAAAAATGGATACTGGATGGATCCAGGATAATGACACAATTTATTATTTGAAAGACAGCGGAGAAATTACAACAGGCTGGAAATACATTGATGACTTAGGTAGTGATGATGTCTCCCTTGATGAGGCCGGCTGGTATTGTTTCGACAGTAATGGAAAAATGGTCAAAAATACTGAGAAAAAAATTGACAATACCTATTATGTTTTTGATGGGAATGGACTTATGTTGGAAAACTGGGTCGAGTTTAAGTCCGGTTCCAACACTATTTATAAATATTACCGACCATCAAATGGTGACCGCGTGGAAGGCTGGGTTTATTTAAATGATAAAGGCAGTGATGAAGGAAGAAACACAGATGAAGGCTGGTATTATTTTAAAAAAGGAATTGCCTACACTGCTTCCAATAATACTACCTCCATTGCATCCGGTTATGGAGTTTCTAAAATAAACGGCGAAGTCTACTGTTTTGATAAAAATGGAAAAATGGTTACCGGAAAAGTTAATTCCAACGGTGACACTTGGTATTTTTTTGATGAAAGCAGCGGAAAAATGCAGCAGGGTAAGGTGACGATAAAAGATTCGGATGATTTAGATGATGGTACATATTATTTCTCTGACAGCGGTAAAATAGGAGAGAAAGGAAGCTCTTTTACCGGAGTGGCAAAAGGTTATCTTTATAAAAATGGTCAGGTAGTTTGTGCTGAAGAAGGCATGAAATATGAAAAGGTAACGGTAGACGGAAAAAATTATATGGTAAATGAATCTGGAAAGATAGTTACTTCCGGAACGGTAAAAGATGATAACGGTGATAAGTGGAAGGTGGCTAAAAACTCTAATGGAAGTTATACAATAACCAAGGTTAACTAAT
This genomic stretch from Lacrimispora sphenoides harbors:
- a CDS encoding Ig-like domain-containing protein; this encodes MKTNSLRKIAAVVYLMVSVLFIGQITTFADAIDESIKPVHVFNFDNDSMGNIIDTGSSPSNGRGYGANRDELVDGYNGEGKARYFNGTNDYLKVASSFKSGAKAFRFKVKKDPLTFSNKTEFIMSAGNTETHGTGYFVAIGADTFNDRGNLYPTLTARPETLYIVAYYGINLLNFEIQTPESICDGKWHDILFSWDGTTNKNAVKLYLDDMTTPVAQTTAASTTETNFSPTYIGSDASSSNQGRYFYKGYLDNVQFYDSAITTNSNTSSNLKAVGGDSKVDLTWDAVTNATSYTIKRATTAGGPYTTIASDITETSYTDTEVTNGITYYYVVSSVNAGVEITNSNEASVTPIAGQTPPTTEAKLKVVLEVAEALRLSVDDDLNVNTQMSWSSSDQTVATVNEKGIVIALAPGNTVITVKSADGSYTDYINVLVVENADDYRLAIDLRVGETARLTADDFTNTANITWVPMDSSIANVTSKGKVTALSKGLVLISAKDTEGKIIGRVYVRVRE